A single genomic interval of Lathyrus oleraceus cultivar Zhongwan6 chromosome 7, CAAS_Psat_ZW6_1.0, whole genome shotgun sequence harbors:
- the LOC127105851 gene encoding chromatin modification-related protein EAF7 gives MGNGNSRINSTKEQGESIPNKIRSTIIERFEDFKKNRNAEPTLSKKQLLKNGEEKDGGSSVFRSTSHKTNETEDCNVSVSTKEETMVPLTTTENISRIVPVENIECKTIEKVNIKNEIDQSKDKEIRVNVKDGEEIETKEEIIERILKEVKKEQEQEVSAKSEENDGDDNDDDEETDIGRYLCPGSPSFRIYCIEADDEKKTQDEEDEEEQEVISHPATAVLKKSRSDNCLESSPSKNKRIINKVSQIVENVPSTKRKGHMMRRFGAVRTLLKVKSCYHPICTCTGNDRRSTLISAKATN, from the exons ATGGGAAATGGAAATTCAAGGATAAATTCAACCAAAGAACAAGGAGAATCAATACCAAATAAAATCCGTTCCACGATAATCGAACGATTTGAAGATTTTAAAAAGAATAGGAATGCTGAACCAACCCTATCAAAGAAGCAACTATTGAAAAATGGCGAAGAAAAGGATGGTGGCAGTAGTGTTTTTAGGTCTACTTCTCACAAAACTAATGAAACCGAAGATTGTAACGTTTCGGTTTCGACAAAAGAGGAAACAATGGTGCCACTAACGACCACGGAAAATATTTCTAGGATTGTTCCTGTGGAAAACATCGAATGCAAAACTATAGAGAAGGTTAACATTAAGAATGAGATTGATCAAAGCAAAGATAAAGAGATTCGTGTCAATGTGAAAGACGGGGAAGAGATCGAAACAAAGGAGGAAATAATTGAAAGGATATTGAAAGAGGTAAAGAAAGAACAAGAACAAGAAGTGAGTGCAAAAAGTGAAGAGAATGATGGTGATGAtaacgatgatgatgaagaaacTGATATTGGGAGATATCTATGTCCCGGATCACCGAGTTTCAGAATTTATTGCATTGAAGCCGATGATGAAAAGAAAACACAAGatgaagaagacgaagaagaacAAGAAGTTATAAGTCATCCAGCCACCGCCGTGCTCAAAAAATCGCGCAGTGATAACTGCCTAGAAAGCTCTCCCTCAAAGAACAAGAGAATCATAAATAAG GTAAGTCAGATAGTTGAAAATGTACCAAGTACAAAGAGAAAAGGGCATATGATGAGGAGATTTGGGGCAGTAAGAACTCTTCTAAAGGTTAAGTCATGCTACCACCCAATTTGTACCTGCACAGGAAATGACAGAAGAAGCACTCTTATTTCTGCAAAAGCAACAAAttga
- the LOC127105311 gene encoding protein BASIC PENTACYSTEINE4 isoform X1, whose protein sequence is MDDDRQYENGRHKVEYYRGAHSPWNVDPQHQIKEQNALVMNKKIRSIMAERQATILEIELEAAISEKNEALAARDVALRQRDEALAQRDNALLERDNALAALQCRNSSANFSFNGGNHRGSKRMHRSSNHHLSNMTEAAYNSTDIIIRDASPVTVITSEAIESHLTKTTKDNSKASKAPTKVKKMGEDLNRKAYSEGTKIKSEWDRQDVGLNLITFDETVMPVPVCTCTGAPRQCYKWGNGGWQSSCCTTTLSMYPLPQLPNKRHARIGGRKMSGSVFTRLLSRFASEGHDLSIPLDLKDYWARHGTNRYITIK, encoded by the exons ATGGACGATGACCGGCAATATGAAAACGGTAGACATAAGGTGGAATACTATAGAGGAGCACATTCCCCT TGGAACGTGGATCCCCAACATCAAATAAAGGAACAAAATGCCCTAGTTATGAATAAAAAAATCAGGTCCATTATGGCTGAGAGACAGGCTACCATTCTGGAAATTGAACTAGAGGCTGCTATATCTGAAAAGAATGAAGCCTTGGCTGCTCGAGACGTTGCCCTTAGGCAGAGGGATGAAGCGCTCGCCCAGAGGGATAATGCCCTGTTGGAACGGGATAATGCCCTTGCAGCCCTACAATGTCGGAATAGTTCTGCCAACTTTTCATTCAACGGTGGAAATCATCGCGGATCAAAGCGGATGCACCGGTCTTCAAACCATCATCTATCCAACATGACAGAAGCAGCATATAACTCCACAGATATAATCATAAGAGATGCCTCTCCAGTAACTGTTATAACATCAGAAGCCATCGAGTCTCATCTAACTAAGACAACAAAGGATAATTCCAAGGCATCAAAAGCACCTACAAAAGTAAAGAAAATGGGTGAGGATTTAAATAGGAAGGCTTATTCTGAAGGTACAAAGATCAAATCTGAATGGGACAGACAGGATGTTGGCTTGAATTTGATTACTTTCGATGAAACTGTCATGCCTGTCCCAGTTTGCACGTGTACCGGAGCACCACGACAGTGCTACAAATGGGGGAATGGTGGATGGCAATCCTCTTGTTGTACTACTACACTGTCAATGTATCCACTACCACAGCTTCCAAACAAGCGCCATGCTCGCATCGGAGGGCGGAAAATGAGCGGCAGTGTTTTTACAAGACTTCTCAGTAGGTTTGCATCAGAAGGCCATGATTTATCTATACCATTGGATCTTAAGGATTACTGGGCCAGACATGGAACAAATCGCTACATTACCATCAAGTAG
- the LOC127105311 gene encoding protein BASIC PENTACYSTEINE4 isoform X2 codes for MEGDFLKPTIASVPKSSGRKMDDDRQYENGRHKVEYYRGAHSPWNVDPQHQIKEQNALVMNKKIRSIMAERQATILEIELEAAISEKNEALAARDVALRQRDEALAQRDNALLERDNALAALQCRNSSANFSFNGGNHRGSKRMHRSSNHHLSNMTEAAYNSTDIIIRDASPVTVITSEAIESHLTKTTKDNSKASKAPTKVKKMGEDLNRKAYSEGTKIKSEWDRQDVGLNLITFDETVMPVPVCTCTGAPRQCYKWGNGGWQSSCCTTTLSMYPLPQLPNKRHARIGGRKMSGSVFTRLLSRFASEGHDLSIPLDLKDYWARHGTNRYITIK; via the exons ATGGAGGGTG ACTTCTTAAAACCGACTATTGCATCTGTTCCAAAATCCTCTGGACGCAAGATGGACGATGACCGGCAATATGAAAACGGTAGACATAAGGTGGAATACTATAGAGGAGCACATTCCCCT TGGAACGTGGATCCCCAACATCAAATAAAGGAACAAAATGCCCTAGTTATGAATAAAAAAATCAGGTCCATTATGGCTGAGAGACAGGCTACCATTCTGGAAATTGAACTAGAGGCTGCTATATCTGAAAAGAATGAAGCCTTGGCTGCTCGAGACGTTGCCCTTAGGCAGAGGGATGAAGCGCTCGCCCAGAGGGATAATGCCCTGTTGGAACGGGATAATGCCCTTGCAGCCCTACAATGTCGGAATAGTTCTGCCAACTTTTCATTCAACGGTGGAAATCATCGCGGATCAAAGCGGATGCACCGGTCTTCAAACCATCATCTATCCAACATGACAGAAGCAGCATATAACTCCACAGATATAATCATAAGAGATGCCTCTCCAGTAACTGTTATAACATCAGAAGCCATCGAGTCTCATCTAACTAAGACAACAAAGGATAATTCCAAGGCATCAAAAGCACCTACAAAAGTAAAGAAAATGGGTGAGGATTTAAATAGGAAGGCTTATTCTGAAGGTACAAAGATCAAATCTGAATGGGACAGACAGGATGTTGGCTTGAATTTGATTACTTTCGATGAAACTGTCATGCCTGTCCCAGTTTGCACGTGTACCGGAGCACCACGACAGTGCTACAAATGGGGGAATGGTGGATGGCAATCCTCTTGTTGTACTACTACACTGTCAATGTATCCACTACCACAGCTTCCAAACAAGCGCCATGCTCGCATCGGAGGGCGGAAAATGAGCGGCAGTGTTTTTACAAGACTTCTCAGTAGGTTTGCATCAGAAGGCCATGATTTATCTATACCATTGGATCTTAAGGATTACTGGGCCAGACATGGAACAAATCGCTACATTACCATCAAGTAG